A window of Cryptomeria japonica chromosome 3, Sugi_1.0, whole genome shotgun sequence contains these coding sequences:
- the LOC131041170 gene encoding receptor-like protein 35, producing MALGIWVWFLLLPFIICCSACLQEERSSLLDFKQGINITYYRGFQLPLESWRGLNCCSWEGVGCHPHTAHLITLDLSYSLIQWSEVRGGLFQLLHLEHLDLSWNYFTSLSIPPQVGELRRLKYLGLYECEFIGQIPRELTKLQQLEQLDLSYNHLHGAISREMCNMSTMKFLALSWNDDLISVWHKILGWKDTWLLSPISASLTNLTALYMSNCGLSGEIPPFFANLSRLQQLSLSRNSFRGKIPTYLGALPLSALDLSANNLEGFIPSSLTHLSNLEYLYLSSNKLNGSIPSTLGNLSALYKLELHNNSLSGPIPTSFGKLSKLTLLDLAKNRLIGTFSFFILNNCPKLSYVDLSSNMLTITFNASIIPKFQLNSLALHECNIRGTFPGFISTQYSIQYLDLSNNFLSGFISNWLWGFTYIEYIDLSNNLFDGSISKSINKYTQHLQFLSLAKNNLSGSIPNSVFKLKSLNILDLSNNKFSGKIPQCLKNCSMLSVLNLERNNLEGMIPSICERMNSLGTLKLGDNALEGYVPSSLGKSRNLHILDLRNNNLLGNISDWVKSLHNLQILILQNNNFKGTIPLQLTKLQNLQILDFKK from the exons ATGGCTTTGGGCATTTGGGTATGGTTCTTACTGCTACCATTTATTATTTGCTGCTCTGCGTGTTTACAAGAGGAACGAAGCTCTCTTTTGGATTTCAAACAAGGCATCAACATCACTTATTACAGAGGATTCCAGTTGCCATTGGAATCGTGGAGAGGGTTGAACTGCTGCAGTTGGGAAGGAGTGGGCTGCCACCCACACACTGCCCATCTCATCACCTTGGATCTCAGTTACTCTCTCATTCAATGGAGTGAAGTTCGAGGGGGGCTATTCCAACTCCTACATTTGGAGCACTTGGACCTCTCTTGGAATTACTTCACCTCTCTTTCCATTCCTCCACAAGTTGGAGAATTAAGGAGATTGAAGTATCTGGGCTTGTATGAGTGTGAATTTATTGGCCAAATTCCAAGGGAGTTGACAAAATTGCAGCAATTGGAGCAGTTGGACCTCAGTTACAATCATCTCCATGGTGCCATCTCAAGGGAGATGTGTAACATGTCCACCATGAAATTCCTTGCCCTCTCCTGGAATGATGATTT AATCTCAGTATGGCACAAGATACTTGGTTGGAAGGATACTTGGCTTCTCTCACCAATCTCAGCTTCTCTCACCAATCTCACCGCACTTTACATGAGCAATTGTGGGCTTTCAGGAGAAATTCCTCCCTTCTTTGCAAATCTCTCACGGCTTCAACAGTTGAGTCTTTCGCGAAATTCATTCAGAGGTAAGATTCCTACCTATCTTGGAGCTCTTCCTCTGTCAGCTCTTGATCTCTCTGCGAACAATTTGGAAGGTTTTATTCCATCCTCTTTGACTCACCTCTCCAATCTGGAGTATCTTTATCTGAGTTCAAACAAATTAAATGGCAGCATTCCGTCAACTCTAGGCAATCTCTCAGCCCTGTATAAACTTGAATTGCACAATAACTCCTTAAGTGGTCCAATCCCAACTTCCTTTGGGAAGCTATCCAAGCTTACGTTGCTTGATCTAGCCAAAAATAGATTAATTGGAactttctcattttttattttaaataattgtcCCAAACTTTCTTATGTGGATCTCTCAAGTAATATGTTGACTATAACATTCAATGCGTCTATCATCCCCAAATTTCAGCTGAATAGCTTAGCTTTACATGAATGCAATATTAGAGGAACCTTTCCTGGATTTATTTCAACTCAATATTCTATTCAATATTTAGATTTGTCAAACAATTTTCTTAGCGGTTTTATTTCAAATTGGCTTTGGGGATTTACATATATTGAGTACATAGATCTCTCAAATAATTTATTTGATGGATCGATTTCAAAATCAATTAACAAATATACACAACATCTTCAATTTCTTTCATTAGCCAAAAATAATCTTAGCGGTTCTATTCCAAATTCTGTTTTTAAATTGAAGAGTTTGAATATTTTAGATTTGTCAAATAATAAATTTAGTGGTAAGATTCCCCAATGTTTGAAGAATTGCTCCATGTTGTCTGTCTTAAATCTAGAGAGGAATAACTTAGAAGGGATGATACCAAGTATATGTGAGAGAATGAATTCTCTTGGGACATTGAAATTGGGAGACAATGCACTTGAAGGATATGTTCCATCATCTCTTGGAAAATCTAGAAATCTACACATCCTTGATCTTAGAAACAATAATTTGCTAGGGAACATCTCAGATTGGGTTAAATCCTTGCACAATCTCCAAATTTTGATTttacaaaataataattttaaggGTACAATCCCATTACAATTAACAAAAttgcaaaatcttcaaattttggatttcaaaaaataa